ACAGGGAAAGCAAATTGAATGGTTTCATGTTTGGAAATCCAGAAGTCAGATACATATGTGTGGTCACTTTTCgttgtaatttttttcaggctttaCCTGTCTGTCTGCCAAAAGGTTAATATTTCAGCAGATCTCTTTTTTGCTGCCATCTCTTGGTGAAAGAGTTTATTATGTTTGCaattaaataaagtaaaagtgCCAGTTTAAAGACCACTTCTAAACtgttaacaatttaaaaaatattttaggtcaTCGGCATCGTTCTAATTCTCTGACCCGTGTTGACGGGCAGCCACGAGGTTCAGTTCTTGCATGGCCAGAGAGGAAACCCAGGTAACAAATGCATTTAAGTATTACAATACTGTTTAATGAAAGGATACTGGGACAATTTCACTGTAGTAATGTGGTATCACTTCCTTAGAACTGGACCGAGAGtcacttaattttattttctttaaggtaCATTTTCAGAGATGAGGATTTTCAGTAAGCACTGTTAAAAATTTAAGTATCTGAAGTTGCTATTTAGTGTTGCTGCTCACTTTTGatacagaatacatttttcaaatgGAGCAAAAATTTCAACTCTCTATGTCATGGTCCTTAGTGCAACAAATAGTAACCTTTTGTGCTTAAGCATCAGCAGCCTGTTCTTATCTTTTCCAGGCCTCTGTCTCAGCCGACACCATTTGCTCTTCATCATTCTGCCAGCAGTGATGTGGACCCTGGGTCTGGTGATAGCATTAGTCTGGCTAGATCAATCAGCAAAGACAGTCTTGCTTCAAACATTGTTAATGTAACGCCAAAAAATCAGCCCCATCCTCCGTCAATGAAAACGAACGGGAAGAGCTTGCTGAACAATGTTGAAATGGAGGATGAAGATGAAGAGCTTATTGCAATAATCAGATCTGAAGAAAGGCCAAACCGTGGTGATCTTGAATTGCAGAATGCGTCAGCCAGGGTGCCCAGCATAGTTGCGACTGCGTGGTCCCCAAAAACAAATAGCGAGACTTCAGAAAGCAAACCAGACAGTTTTTACTTGGAGCCTTTAATGCCTGCCGTTCTAAaaccagcaaaggaaaaacagataaTCAATAAAGAGGATGAATGTGGGGAGGGGAAACAAAGGAGTTTTATAACAAAGAGATTAAATGAAGGACACTTGCCTTTGATCCGCAAGAAAACAACCAGCAGTCATGGTGAGCATGACCTCAATAGGACTTTTACTCCAATTTCTAGTTCTGATTTCACTCCAGTTGCAGACCCTAGTACTGCAGATTCAATGGCACTGGCGGAGGCAGGTTTAGAAGCTTCCAGACCTTTGGCTAGTAGCAGTTTAGATCCTTCCACTCAGGAGCTATCCACTGGAGGATTTTTTCTTCATGCTGCTAAATCTGATGATGACATAGCAAGTAAAGTCAATGTGAGTTATGTGAAAAGTCTCAATTCGCATGTTCCAGATACTACGTGGACTATGGTGAGGCAAGATTCTGATTCAGATCTCTTAGACATAGAAGACGCTGAACAGGATTTGGTAGTCATAGATGACCATCCCATAGTTGCTAAATACATTGGAGAGGAAGAATCTGCAAAATTGCAAGAAGACATGAAGGTAAAAGAACATGAAGATAAGGATGATGCTAGCGGACGTTCCAGCCCATGTTTGAGTACAATTTCTCAAGTGAGCAGCGTGTCAATGACTAGTGGGAGTGTCCGAATGACCAATTTCGCAGAACGAAAGCTTCAGAGACTTAATAGCTATGAAACAAAGTCCAGCACAAGTAGTTCCCAAAAGACCACACCAGATGGATCAGAAAGCTGCCCAGCACCACTGACCACATGGAAACAAAAGCGAGAGCAAAGCCCCAACAGACAAAATAAAGATAACGTTAATCTTTTAGCTTCTGAATTGGTGCAGCTTCATATGCAGTTGGAAGAGAAACGAAGAGCAATAGAGGCTCAGAAGAAGAAGATGGAAGCCTTGTCGGCAAGGCAGCGACTAAAATTGGGCAAGGCTGCTTTCTTGCATGTTGTTAAAAAAGGGAAATCTCCTGATGTTCCGCAACCACTTAAACCAGAACATTTTGCAAAAGAATATTCTCGGCACAATGGTGAAGATTTGGATGAAGTGTCTTTGGGTTCTAAATCTGAGGAGTTTCttgtgaaggaggaggagagagaagaaatgctTAATGATTCTCAAGAAGTAACAACAGTAAAAATGCAAGAAAGCCTAGCTTTTGCTGAGCAACATAAACCAAAAGACTCTGCTGCTATACATGatttggaaaaaagtaaaattatttctgttgccCTCCTAGAAGACAATGTTACGGAAGTGGATATAAATGAATGTGATCTTTctattgaaaaattaaatgaaacaatcAGTACGCTTCAGCAGGCTATATTAAAGATTTCTCAGCAACAGGAACTACTCATGAAATCTCCAACAGTGCCATCACCAGGAACCAGAAGTAACTCTCAGGACCAAAAGGTAAAACCATCAATTCATTTTGTTGAGCCCCTATCTCCAACTGGCATGAACAGTCTTCGTAAACCACCTCGATTTGGTCAAGGAAGGGGTCCTCGATCAGGAAGACCAGCTGATCTGAAAGTCCCTAAAGACAGACAACAAAATTCAGCACGTGTTAAAACCCCAACACAGAGTCTAGAAACTTTACCACACTTAAGACCGTTTCCACCCAATAGCTTGTCAAAGACACCAACAGAAATCGGCTTGGAAAATAGTCCTGATCATGGAAGTGGTTCTCAAGAAAAGTGTTTCTTTGATACCTATAGGCTTCACGATGAGAGCAATCAACGGTCGCTTGTACTCTCCACCTCCAAAGATgcaaatattatttctgaaatgagCAAAGAGGTGAATAACAGCTTCAAGGAAATGGGGTTGAATTCTTCTGATggctcaggaaaagaaaatgtccCAGTGGACGAGCCACTGAGAAGCAAGGCTAATCTCATTGAAGTAGACTTGTCTGACTTAAAAGCTCCAGAGGAAGGAGAACTTGAAAACCAGGATAGCTCTACGGATATAATTAGTGAAGGTGATCAGAAGtctggtgtgggttttttcttcaaggTAAATACATTACCTTTGTATATTGATTATTGTTACACATTTGCCCAGCGTTAGaacttcttttttccacttcatttttcagtcttctgatGGAAAGCAGTGTGTTCTGGTTGCAATATTAGGATTTTAATAAACTGCATTGGAAAAGAATTGCTTGTGGAAAAAAACTTCTTGACTTAATATATGAAATCCTGGCCCTTGCTAACTTTACTAGGAACCAGGATTAaccttgattttcttctctttccctgtgtttttttctatctgagaaacagacaaacaaacgTGTTGTAAAGACTTAGcacaaaagaatcacagaataaaatgggaagaaattacTGTTTTGTAATCCCAGCTTTCTGTGAACCTTTatcaactgaaagaaaaaattccaaTGGAACACAGGTATCTAATAAAAGCCTGCTGAACAGGTTTTAAAGCTTGTCAGGGAGCTGAGAGTCTTAACTGGCTTTTTTTGGCACTTGCACCCAAATTTCTCTGATTTTGAGCAGCGTAACAGCCTAAAAGTCAAGAGCTCTAATGGCAAGTTTGGTTGTATGGCTGTAGATGCGAGTGTGTCTACTCCTTCTAGTGAAGTTCAGAACTGCCACCAGAACATACGCTCTCTTCATTGGTGCTTAGCAGTGattattgtaaataatttctgtttcaagAAAGTTGAGCTAGGCTATCTGAATCTCAGTGAATTTGACTTCTGCTTTTGTATAGTATGAGGAATATTGACTCAAACTCCAAATAGTTATCATTATGCTGGGGTTATTTGTGCTGTCCATCCTACCCCACACAGGTAGTTGCATTGTACTTTGCAGTTCTAGAAGGTTTTGTGCTGGTTGGGCGTACTTAAAAACCAAGTTAGAGTAAGGTGAGACCTCCGCACGGGTCTTAAGGGACCTCACAGATTTAAGAGAACACTAAAACTGTCTCTTAAATAATTCTTGAGCAACAAAAAGTTCAGTTCTAATTTACACTTGTTAATTCTAAAAATGTAAAGATTTCCAAAAGTAATAGCTtatgttttcttaaaatcttCCTGTAATCTTCAGCAATCTGGTGATGTccagcttaaaatattttcttttattcattcaAACTCTCTATCTCTATGAATTTTGCAGGatgaacagaaagcagaagatgaGCTCGCAAAAAAACGCGCAGCGTTCCTTTTGAAACAGCAGCGCAAAGCGGAGGAGGCTCGGATTCGGAAACAGCAGTTGGAGGCTGAAGTTGAACAGAAAAGAGACGAAGCTCGGTAATAACATGTGGAAAAGAATGCTGCTTTTTGTCTTTAACATGGGGAAAATTATTATATGTTGAATGTAatgctgtgtttgcttttcagtcgCAAAGCTGAGGAGGACCGAATACggaaagaagaagagaaggctcgaaGAGAACTTATCAAGCAAGAATATCtaaggaaaaaacagcagcaaattttAGAGGAGCAAGGGCTTGGAAAGCccaaatccaagcccaaaaaacccaggCCAAAGTCGGTCCATCGTGAAGAATCTTACAGTGATTCAGGCACAAAGTGTTCTTCCACACGTAAGAACTTTGATTTGTTTGCTCTCACTGAGTCTGCAAACCTGCTTTAACAAAACGTGTTTCacgtttttctcttttgttttgtagCTGATAATTTGAGCAGTGCTCAGTCTGGCTCCAGTCTTTCTTTGGCCTCAGCAGCAACAACTGAACCTGAAAGTGTACACTCTGGTGGCACGCCATCTCAGAGGTAGAGATAAACTCACtttaaatttttggttttttctacTATGTTATGAAATAGTGTTGGGATTCAGTACTGTTTGCTTCAGTTCGCTGGCATAGAGGCGCAACAGTAATTAGTGAAGTCGTCTTCTGTTTCATGAGGCTACCAACTCCAGTGTTCTGTACAAACTTGTGGGTtcgttttgttttcttacaaaggAATAATAGAATTTTGCTTTGATAATCTAGCAGGGAAAATCTGGCTGGTTTGGAGTTGGAGAAGGGTCAATATCCTGTTCCATTCAGGGCCAACAACTGGTGAATTTAagattggaggggaaaaaacccagaatcTTGGCgtacctttatttatttatttatttttccccaacagAGTTGAATCAATGGAGTCCTTACCAATACTGAGCAGAAATCCtagcagaaacacagaaagagattGGGAGAACGCTTCAACAGCATCTTCCATTGCTTCAGTGGCAGAATACACAGGTGACTCTTGTTTTAGTTCGAGCATTTGTTATGAATAGCAGGTCGTAAAAAGCTGTGGTATATTTGATGTGACACGTTGTTACTTTTGAGAAGTTGTCAGGTGTATTTTGTTCCGGTTGATATCTCTAAAAGTAAGTTATTGTAGAAAAATagttaaggggttttttttttcactttgatgaATGAAAATCTTAATGTTTATAAATGTAGGGcaaataatttttacttctttttttttttttttttccttaggtccAAAATTATTTAAGGAACCCAGCAGCAAATCAAACAAACCCATTATTCACAATGCTATATCTCATTGCTGTCTTGCTGGAAAAGTGAACGAACCACATAAGATTTCAATATTAGAGGTaaacattaaaattcaaaatCATTAATGCACTCACAATAAAATGTATCTGTAGTGCTCATTTCATAATGCCGCTGATGCAGTGCAGTGAACGTACCTGTAGTGAGACTCCTGTACGTTTATAGAAAGACTGAAAATGACAGTTACTGATCTAGTGTTTCAAAAAGCTTTAAACGCTTACTTAGCTCTAAGTGAAAGCTTCAAGCTTGGCGTAATACGAGATTTTTCGCTGTGAACAATCGATGTatgtgtttgcttgtttatttttaatgcaggAACTAGAAAAATGTGATGCCAACCACTACATCATTTTGTTCCGTGATGCTGGCTGCCAGTTTAGAGCACTTTATTGCTACTATCCTGACACTGAAGAAATCTACAAGCTGACTGGAACGGGGCCAAAGAGCATCACCAAGAAAATGATTGACAAACTTTATAAGTACAGTTCGGACAGAAAACAGTTTAACGTgattccagccaaaaccatgtCTGTCAGCGTGGATGCTCTTACTATTCATAACCACTTGTGGCAAGCCAAGCGACCTGCAGTGCCAAAGAAGACTCAGACTCGTAAATGACACTGAGCTCTTGGGGAGAAGGTTGCTGAATGGGATTGCATTGAAAGAAGACACGTTTACCATTTTCCTCCAGTTTGGTATGAAATGCGCAGAACCATAAACATTTTTTAAGAAGCTTCTAAACAGAAACCGTGGATGCAAGTTATTAAGAATGAAGGAACGTTGCCAGTGTTTTTTTTTATGGATAATAAATCTGCTGTTACACCCAATGCTAACTACTGTGGCTTTCAACTGAAGAGGGACTGTGCATGTAGCAAGATCTTTAACAAGTGGATTTCCTTTTACTTGAAGCTTTTCATCGGTACAAATTGGGAATAATTTagttctgtttcctctctgcctcATTCCCTCCTTTTTCCTGTCATTCTTAAAGTTGGCAAGCTCCGAACTTCAGTAGAAGGATTGAACAGATCTTGGGTgaagtgttttgggtttggtttggttttttaaacagtctttaGGGAAATCTTCCTTTCAGACTTTTTTGAGGAACTGTTTAGTACATCAAATTGTTGTACTGTATCTACTGCCAACGTAAGTCCAGCTctcagatttctgaaaaaaagccccaacttGTGCTGCTCAGAACAGAGTTTACTTGCAGTATCTGTTTAGGATAAGCATTGCAAGGATTGCAAAAGccagtctctttttttaaaaaaaaaaataaaaaattgttcgCAAATGTAAAGGTTTCTGGAATACAATCATGAAGAGGCATACAGGTGCTACTGGCTGGAATATGCCTGACTGAAATTTACGGCAAGCTGGATGGAGCACAGTTATTACTGATTTCAGTTTCAGGTAGTGTCCTAaagatttgtttgctttaataAAGATGGATTCTGGTAGGTATAGAACATTTCCACTCTGAGCACGCTACTCCTGTACAACGGTGCACTTAATGATCacaaattttaatgtttttattacatCATGAAATGTAATTCTACTTTCTTTGTCCTGTCTTTATTCTGAATGAGCAGCATGCTCTAAAATGAAGAGTGtgttatgttttttattttgggtgatatattaatatatattgatttgtttttctcatttaaaagcaatttttaaacagAGACATTTGCATTTGTTTCAAAAGCCCAAATAAGTCGAATGGCTTGGATTTCTTTTCATGTTGAAATATTAAACCTTGAGTTATGACCTTAAAAGTCTTTGTGTTTCAGCAGATTAAATTTTTGTCTGTGGTAACAGGGTATATTTGCAGttcagttccatttttttttttttttttaatattcccgGTTCTCATTTTTGGCCCCGGCTAGACTTCCGAGTAGGTTTCTGTAGCTATTGCCTAATTAGTCTGCTAACGAGCGCCTGCTACATCGGTTTGACACTACTACCTGAGGGTCATGTAGGCTCATAACTTCGGTTTGCACATGTTTACTTTTATTTGAAGTGTTACTTGAATATGTATCTCTGAAGTGCAAAAGGCACTACACCACCCTAGAGATGAACTGAGCTCTGAAGTACAGTACAGTGTAATTATTAAACTTGGAGAATAATGGAGGTTACAAAGAATTATGTACATAAGGGGAAAATAGGGTACGGAATAAAGTGCTAACTAGATAGAGCCAAGTGAAGGTCTTCCATTGCGGTCTctccgttgtttttttttttttttttttttttccccttccagtacTCCTTGACTAGGCTGCTGCAACTTTGTAAATTATGTTAGATAGTTTGCTGCTTGTAAATAATTAAAGGCTTTATGGTTTCTAAAGTGCGAAGTATTAAACACCGTCATGAGTGTAACTTTTGTTACCATGCTTTTCATGCTTGTGCTTTATTTCTCACTGTTTGATATTATATaccatatttattttatgaaacactgaaatttaataaaaatcattaactgatttcctttttatttcatgtgtacttttgttgttgttgtgacaCTTCATCCCCTCAAAAAACTAATATGCTTTAAAGATGTGCTATTCTGTGTTCAGTTGTGCTCTTAGGAAGCTTCACCTGTAAGTAGCTGTAATAACTTTATGACAAGAGCTTCGTTCTCCTAACCCTGACTGCATTGTCCAGGATGTCGAGCAAAAGGCTTTCAGAAAATTGGAAAGTAATTTAACAGTCTCTTTAAGGCTTTATTTCAGCAGTCTTCAGACTCTTCAGTCTGGCTGGTGGGTTTTCTTTGGTCTGTATATTCAGTTAGTGACAGAATTTTGGAAGCACCAAGAGAATTTCTTTTGTTGGGCTCTCCAGTATTAGCTTGCTTGTGGTTTGTAAAGACAAGCTGCCTCTAGAATTCAGAAATAAGCTGGTTGTTTTAAGCATCATAACGAATCCATATTGGTTGCACACAAGTGAAATTTACATTCTCAAAACTACAGCCTTTTCCACTGCAGAAATAACTTTCTGTGACTGGACAGTAAATTTTTCAAAGAAGATAGTCCTTGTTTGTagagattaaaagaaaataataatcagtgATTCCAgtgatttgtatttttctgtatttcattcgGGCTGGAATATTGCTGCCCGTAGAAAGGACTGGACTGAAAGAAGGTGATGGCACCTTCCGTGTCCTCCTGGATCTCACTGTGCTAGATCAGGGCCTTGCTGTTCCTGCTGCAACGTGGCTTCATTTACTGCTGGAAGCAATAGGAGGTGACATCCCTTGGGAGAGGGAGATGAGGCTGGGCGTTCTTCATCCGTAGGGAGCAGGTAGTCCCAAGTCCCAGGTTGAGGATCATAGAGGAAGTAGAGGAGTAAGTCATTCTCTAAGAGATTAAATTCTCTGAAAAACTAATAGTCTTGAGTTTTAGTTATCAAAAAAACGGTTCATCTCAAACACCTTGGCAAGGAATATGGTGTATTAATTGAGtctggaaaagcaggaagagaagctTGTTTGTAAAGAACATAAGATAGAATTTGTGGGTGAATGTGCAGAGGAATGTAGGAATACTCTAGACGTGTGTAGGTAAATGCAGGCAGTGTTTTGTAGAAGGCAGAATAATTCATTTACTTTAATAGGTTTTGTATAGCCCAAAATGTCAACTTAAATGTGTTCACACCCTGTCAGCCCAGGGTAAGATGTGGTCGTAGGACCGTGACTACATACCTTTGTTAgcgttggtttttgttttaagtttatCGAATTCTGAATACACGGGATTTCTAACTGTGGTTTCAGTGAGATCGTGCTTAATGCTTTGCTTTCAATGACTGAAGATCATTATGCGTAGGAACAGTTAGGTGATCTGTACCATGACAACGGTCATGGAAGAGTGGTGCCAACATCTTCTTTGCTGGTGTCACTTCTTCTAAAAATCACTGCTTAAAATACGAAATTTTGTCCTTTCCACAGCCACTTGAGAGCACTCTGTAAATACCTTTACAGCTGAAATGCATGGAAAGTTATCGGTTGTTTCAGTAGTGTGGTACTATGCTATACTTCTGGGTGCCTCCTGTAGATAAATAGAAATTGTGTATTTCTGCAGCTTAAGCTGattgtttagtttggttttccCCAGGATTAACTGGGGGCGTGTAAAGGCAAGCAGAACTGGCTTTGGCTAACAAAAACCGTCAGCTGCTCACAAAGGTTCTCGGTCTGCTTCCTGGGAGCTCGGGCAGCAGGAGAGAGCGGGAGCTTTAGCGACAGCCACAGTATCAGCTTTTCCTGCTGACTGCAGAAGGGAAATAAACTGTAATAGCTGTCTCAAAacaagggattttcttttttccccccactgaaTTTTCTGTGTAAGCCTTTTGTCGCGTTCCCTGGGAAGGGACCGCAGCGTGGTCGCTGTGTTCGCTCTGGGCTGGAGAATTAGTTTCCCATATAGAGGAGTATGAAAGTAGATCTCGATTTCTGACCTCTCTCAATTTCTTACACATAATAAATACAAGAATGTACAtctttaaagtgcttttaaatgcaatttcttttcctcaaaCTTTCATCCATCAGTCTGCTGTGTATTTACACGTGCTGTTTGCATTTGTAGTTAACGTGTCTTGTCTCGTTTTCATCATCCTCTCTAGGGTGAGAGTTCAAGTGAGAATAATCTGAGTTAGGAAAATACTGACTGACTGTGAAAACCTTAATGCAGTTCAACACTCCATGCTGGGCAGCTGGGACCGTTGAAAGTGGTGATCTCTGGGGGGTTTTCACTTAGTACGACCAAGGGTTTGGGGTTGTAGTGTAAAAGTAACGTGAATGAGTTGTCAGGACTTGAATTTtccattccttctgctttttttccccgcAAGCCTTCAGAACTGATCACTAGAGGCAGTGTCAGAACGCTCAAAACCCTCtcactttgttggttttttgttggtttgtttcgcctttttttttttttttttttttttaaataaatacagcaacAAACAAGATGCGTTATCCTGGCTCTGGGCTGCTGCTCCTTGGAGGCTGGTGTCTGGTGCGCGCTGTGACGGCAGGGTCACACCTGGCCTTTTTCTTCAGTCGTGCACTGGTATAGCCAGCCTTCCTTGGGTATTAGGCTATTAGCCGTGCTATGCCCATCCAATTAAATAGCTTTCAGTTAATTAGGGTTTTGAATGCAATTCATTTTAAGCAGTGGAGCAAGATGCAGATGCCACGTTCTGGTGTGGCTGAGGATGGCAGTGGTGGGACAATTTCTGCCGCGGGGTTGGTGGTTTGGCCGCCAAACGGGAGCGGAATTCTCCCAACTTCGGAGGACTGATTTTTGTACCCATTTTTACTGCTACGTTCCACATGCAGAACTGGAGACATCTGTGAAGCGTTTCGTGGGGGAGGTGTTCTGTGTGCGCTTCTGATCCGTGAAAACTTTTATATAATATTCTTCAGGACAGTTTGAAATGGAGATATTTGTGTGGTCAACTTGAGTACATTTTTTTTAGATGTCTAAAATACATCTTTCAACAcattaaagccaaaaaaaacTTGAATTCTTGTCCAATCATATGTTCTATTGTTTATATATGAAGACTGAGTATTAAAAACGTGAGAAAAAGTTGACTTCACCTTACCTctaacttttttttggtgttatgcgTATATTATGATATACTTAAAATGGCGATGGATGGCGAGTCTGATGGTGACTTTAGCTGTAACACGTTGTTGCAGCAACCGAGGAACCAAGGTAATCCTCCCCAGGTCGTCGTGAGCCCTTACAGCAGAAAGGTGGGTTTCATCCCCCTCTGTCACACACTTTAGAaactaagagaagaaaacagtaaatcTTGACTTGTTTTTCGACAAAAGGCGATGACATGCCTTGTGGTAGTCCTTCGTCTCGGCCAAATTGTCAGGACAGAAGCACCAGCACTAGAGGAACATTGCACGTCATGAAATGTTAAGTAAATTGCCTacgttgcatttaaaattttgcaaTTAACTTGAGAGCACTGTTCAGGCTATGGAGTGCTATTTTCATGTAGTGAgcgaaaaaataaatattcttttttaaatttattttggatACGTTATCAgtataaaattattatataaGCAGAATATTTCCCTCATGGTTCTGAGCTTTCTGTCTTGCAGGTGTATTAAGGCTTATTTTGGTGTTAGGGGTTTTGAGGATCTCAAGATTGCAACGTGCATTATTAACGCCTCGTATCATTTTAAGTCATTTCTGTGTATAGTACCGAGCATTAAAGATAGCGATATATTCTAGGTACTGTAGTATAGATGTACTTCCGTACTAAGCGCGTTGCCTGGGGTTGACGAGTAAGAGGAGGATGTGACTGTAAAAAGCTCAGCAAAAggcctgtttcttcttttttacatTGATGGTCGGACTTTTCAAAAGTCCGTAATATGAAATCATCCAAAGAAAACTGCTGTTGTAACTGTGGATCTTTGTATGAAGGAAATGGAATGTCCCTTCTGGATGAAGGTCAAATTAACTGAAAAGATTGCCTAATTaaaatgctgctcttttttttttttttttttttttttttttttttttccagatcataAATGATCCCAAATCTTACAATCAGCTGTTCTTGTCTCAATGTTTGGGTGgaataaatgacaaaaataagcTAGGACATTAAATACAGTCTGTATGGCAAAAGGGTTAATTCCAGAAATTGAAAGGCTCATTATGATAGAAACGTGAACTGAAATGTGAGGTAGTTTTAGTCTATTCCCCTTTTATTCTGCTGGGTTGTCCCTCGCCCTGTGCTTCACGTTGGAGGATTGTTCTGCGGCCGTTATC
The genomic region above belongs to Rissa tridactyla isolate bRisTri1 chromosome 14, bRisTri1.patW.cur.20221130, whole genome shotgun sequence and contains:
- the CAMSAP1 gene encoding calmodulin-regulated spectrin-associated protein 1 isoform X2 codes for the protein MVDVDVCVGGDSTRRKMDALTDSAVEIVPLELYDSARAKIAANLQWICAKAYGIDNVPEELKDPFYIDQYEQEHIKPPVIKLLLSSELYCRVCSLILKGDQVASLQGHQSVIQALSRKGIYVMESDDTPVSESDLGCAPIKMSSHMAMIDALMMAYTVEMISIEKVVASVKRFSTFSASKELPYDLEDAMVFWINKVNLKMREITEKEIKLKQQLMESPGHQKVRYRRDHLSSRQLPYFPLLEDLMKDGSDGAALLAVIHYYCPEQMKLDDICLKEVTSIADSLYNIQLLREFSNEYLNKCFYLTLEDMLYAPLVLKPNVMVFIAELFWWFENVKPDFVQPRDIQEIKDVKTVLQQKSSRPPVPISNATKRSFMASPASTSPAELQPSAQAGPEACSRYYLHPEEPDYLGKGGSPAFSPSHPLLPLRQKQQKSLQGEDGPGHRHRSNSLTRVDGQPRGSVLAWPERKPRPLSQPTPFALHHSASSDVDPGSGDSISLARSISKDSLASNIVNVTPKNQPHPPSMKTNGKSLLNNVEMEDEDEELIAIIRSEERPNRGDLELQNASARVPSIVATAWSPKTNSETSESKPDSFYLEPLMPAVLKPAKEKQIINKEDECGEGKQRSFITKRLNEGHLPLIRKKTTSSHGEHDLNRTFTPISSSDFTPVADPSTADSMALAEAGLEASRPLASSSLDPSTQELSTGGFFLHAAKSDDDIASKVNVSYVKSLNSHVPDTTWTMVRQDSDSDLLDIEDAEQDLVVIDDHPIVAKYIGEEESAKLQEDMKVKEHEDKDDASGRSSPCLSTISQVSSVSMTSGSVRMTNFAERKLQRLNSYETKSSTSSSQKTTPDGSESCPAPLTTWKQKREQSPNRQNKDNVNLLASELVQLHMQLEEKRRAIEAQKKKMEALSARQRLKLGKAAFLHVVKKGKSPDVPQPLKPEHFAKEYSRHNGEDLDEVSLGSKSEEFLVKEEEREEMLNDSQEVTTVKMQESLAFAEQHKPKDSAAIHDLEKSKIISVALLEDNVTEVDINECDLSIEKLNETISTLQQAILKISQQQELLMKSPTVPSPGTRSNSQDQKVKPSIHFVEPLSPTGMNSLRKPPRFGQGRGPRSGRPADLKVPKDRQQNSARVKTPTQSLETLPHLRPFPPNSLSKTPTEIGLENSPDHGSGSQEKCFFDTYRLHDESNQRSLVLSTSKDANIISEMSKEVNNSFKEMGLNSSDGSGKENVPVDEPLRSKANLIEVDLSDLKAPEEGELENQDSSTDIISEGDQKSGVGFFFKDEQKAEDELAKKRAAFLLKQQRKAEEARIRKQQLEAEVEQKRDEARRKAEEDRIRKEEEKARRELIKQEYLRKKQQQILEEQGLGKPKSKPKKPRPKSVHREESYSDSGTKCSSTPDNLSSAQSGSSLSLASAATTEPESVHSGGTPSQRVESMESLPILSRNPSRNTERDWENASTASSIASVAEYTGPKLFKEPSSKSNKPIIHNAISHCCLAGKVNEPHKISILEELEKCDANHYIILFRDAGCQFRALYCYYPDTEEIYKLTGTGPKSITKKMIDKLYKYSSDRKQFNVIPAKTMSVSVDALTIHNHLWQAKRPAVPKKTQTRK
- the CAMSAP1 gene encoding calmodulin-regulated spectrin-associated protein 1 isoform X1, translating into MGVRARNLCCFSSRARRGKEPQMVDVDVCVGGDSTRRKMDALTDSAVEIVPLELYDSARAKIAANLQWICAKAYGIDNVPEELKDPFYIDQYEQEHIKPPVIKLLLSSELYCRVCSLILKGDQVASLQGHQSVIQALSRKGIYVMESDDTPVSESDLGCAPIKMSSHMAMIDALMMAYTVEMISIEKVVASVKRFSTFSASKELPYDLEDAMVFWINKVNLKMREITEKEIKLKQQLMESPGHQKVRYRRDHLSSRQLPYFPLLEDLMKDGSDGAALLAVIHYYCPEQMKLDDICLKEVTSIADSLYNIQLLREFSNEYLNKCFYLTLEDMLYAPLVLKPNVMVFIAELFWWFENVKPDFVQPRDIQEIKDVKTVLQQKSSRPPVPISNATKRSFMASPASTSPAELQPSAQAGPEACSRYYLHPEEPDYLGKGGSPAFSPSHPLLPLRQKQQKSLQGEDGPGHRHRSNSLTRVDGQPRGSVLAWPERKPRPLSQPTPFALHHSASSDVDPGSGDSISLARSISKDSLASNIVNVTPKNQPHPPSMKTNGKSLLNNVEMEDEDEELIAIIRSEERPNRGDLELQNASARVPSIVATAWSPKTNSETSESKPDSFYLEPLMPAVLKPAKEKQIINKEDECGEGKQRSFITKRLNEGHLPLIRKKTTSSHGEHDLNRTFTPISSSDFTPVADPSTADSMALAEAGLEASRPLASSSLDPSTQELSTGGFFLHAAKSDDDIASKVNVSYVKSLNSHVPDTTWTMVRQDSDSDLLDIEDAEQDLVVIDDHPIVAKYIGEEESAKLQEDMKVKEHEDKDDASGRSSPCLSTISQVSSVSMTSGSVRMTNFAERKLQRLNSYETKSSTSSSQKTTPDGSESCPAPLTTWKQKREQSPNRQNKDNVNLLASELVQLHMQLEEKRRAIEAQKKKMEALSARQRLKLGKAAFLHVVKKGKSPDVPQPLKPEHFAKEYSRHNGEDLDEVSLGSKSEEFLVKEEEREEMLNDSQEVTTVKMQESLAFAEQHKPKDSAAIHDLEKSKIISVALLEDNVTEVDINECDLSIEKLNETISTLQQAILKISQQQELLMKSPTVPSPGTRSNSQDQKVKPSIHFVEPLSPTGMNSLRKPPRFGQGRGPRSGRPADLKVPKDRQQNSARVKTPTQSLETLPHLRPFPPNSLSKTPTEIGLENSPDHGSGSQEKCFFDTYRLHDESNQRSLVLSTSKDANIISEMSKEVNNSFKEMGLNSSDGSGKENVPVDEPLRSKANLIEVDLSDLKAPEEGELENQDSSTDIISEGDQKSGVGFFFKDEQKAEDELAKKRAAFLLKQQRKAEEARIRKQQLEAEVEQKRDEARRKAEEDRIRKEEEKARRELIKQEYLRKKQQQILEEQGLGKPKSKPKKPRPKSVHREESYSDSGTKCSSTPDNLSSAQSGSSLSLASAATTEPESVHSGGTPSQRVESMESLPILSRNPSRNTERDWENASTASSIASVAEYTGPKLFKEPSSKSNKPIIHNAISHCCLAGKVNEPHKISILEELEKCDANHYIILFRDAGCQFRALYCYYPDTEEIYKLTGTGPKSITKKMIDKLYKYSSDRKQFNVIPAKTMSVSVDALTIHNHLWQAKRPAVPKKTQTRK